A single region of the Acidithiobacillus acidisediminis genome encodes:
- a CDS encoding CoB--CoM heterodisulfide reductase iron-sulfur subunit A family protein, whose translation MSAQDTVLVVGAGPAGLSAAATVASMGKKAVIVEKEDVLGGAPIISGYAKLVPSGEWAKDAIGRMVSRVEGDGNVSIHKSTKVTQLDGEAGNFTATLSNGNKVEAGSIVLATGFTHFDSINKPEWGFGTYEDVLTTSQMEQMVATGKIQCPSDGRVPERVAILLCVGSRDRQIGREWCSKICCTVSANLAMEIKEISPSTDVFIYYMDIRTFGLYEDKFYWKSQEEFKTKFVKARIAEVTKSPDGRLLVKGEDTLVKRPIVIPMDIVVHAIGMDPNALNPEIAKTFGIGLEKHGFIDRAEQYTNSQGTTRKGIYTCGASTGPEDIDTSIAQGQSAGSRAVADLYSAQKVAV comes from the coding sequence GTGAGTGCACAAGATACGGTTTTGGTAGTAGGTGCGGGTCCAGCGGGCCTTTCAGCAGCAGCCACGGTGGCTTCCATGGGCAAGAAGGCAGTGATCGTCGAGAAGGAAGACGTCCTCGGCGGCGCCCCCATCATTTCCGGGTATGCCAAGTTGGTTCCCTCTGGCGAATGGGCGAAGGACGCCATTGGCCGCATGGTCAGCCGCGTTGAGGGTGATGGTAACGTCAGCATCCACAAGTCGACCAAGGTTACGCAGCTTGACGGTGAGGCCGGTAACTTTACCGCTACGCTGAGCAATGGCAACAAGGTTGAGGCCGGCAGTATCGTTCTGGCAACGGGTTTCACCCACTTCGATTCCATCAATAAGCCAGAGTGGGGTTTCGGCACGTACGAAGACGTTCTGACCACCTCCCAGATGGAGCAGATGGTGGCTACGGGTAAGATTCAGTGCCCCTCCGATGGTCGCGTGCCAGAGCGCGTTGCTATCTTGCTTTGTGTTGGCTCGCGTGATCGCCAGATTGGGCGGGAGTGGTGCTCCAAGATCTGTTGCACGGTATCTGCCAACCTGGCTATGGAAATCAAAGAAATTTCCCCGAGCACGGACGTTTTCATTTACTACATGGACATCCGCACCTTTGGCTTGTATGAAGACAAGTTCTACTGGAAGAGCCAAGAAGAGTTCAAGACCAAGTTTGTCAAGGCGCGTATTGCCGAAGTGACGAAGTCCCCTGATGGACGTCTGCTGGTGAAGGGGGAAGATACCCTGGTGAAACGTCCCATCGTCATTCCGATGGATATCGTCGTGCACGCCATCGGTATGGATCCCAACGCCTTGAATCCAGAGATCGCCAAGACCTTCGGTATTGGCCTGGAGAAGCATGGTTTCATCGATCGTGCCGAGCAGTACACCAACAGCCAGGGCACGACCCGTAAGGGGATCTACACCTGCGGGGCTTCTACGGGACCGGAAGACATTGATACTTCTATCGCCCAGGGCCAATCTGCCGGCTCGCGTGCGGTGGCCGACCTCTACAGCGCTCAGAAAGTGGCTGTTTGA
- a CDS encoding 4Fe-4S dicluster domain-containing protein — protein MATYAEMKEMFDEIRADFRYDHELNGCLNCGICTATCPSAQFYDYSPREIVQLLWTENVEQIYDAMQEKIWACAQCMTCAARCPFKNSPGGLVMIMREVSIRHGMQSAKDVLRPFGRVMLKLITTGNQLSPDMIQPDHFPDWGPNIQKVEGDLRVLRKAIPVRTLQTVETAWEVSLKTSVEMYTIWEMTGVLKSLETMDENLFDVIEDFIDEKREDYEDWLESHGDNV, from the coding sequence ATGGCGACTTACGCTGAAATGAAAGAAATGTTCGATGAGATTCGGGCGGACTTCCGCTACGATCACGAACTTAACGGTTGTTTGAACTGCGGTATCTGTACCGCCACCTGTCCGTCGGCCCAATTTTATGATTATAGTCCGCGGGAGATCGTCCAGTTGCTGTGGACGGAAAACGTGGAACAGATCTATGACGCCATGCAGGAAAAGATCTGGGCCTGTGCCCAGTGCATGACTTGCGCGGCACGCTGTCCTTTCAAAAATTCCCCTGGTGGGCTAGTGATGATCATGCGCGAAGTATCCATTCGCCATGGTATGCAGTCGGCAAAGGATGTGTTGCGTCCCTTCGGTCGTGTGATGCTGAAGCTGATCACCACCGGTAACCAGCTCTCCCCCGACATGATCCAGCCTGATCATTTCCCGGACTGGGGTCCAAACATTCAGAAGGTGGAAGGTGATCTGCGCGTTCTACGCAAGGCCATCCCGGTGCGCACCTTGCAGACCGTGGAAACCGCTTGGGAAGTATCGCTGAAGACCTCAGTTGAAATGTACACCATTTGGGAAATGACCGGTGTTCTCAAATCTCTCGAAACCATGGATGAAAATCTCTTCGACGTGATCGAAGATTTCATTGATGAGAAGCGTGAGGACTATGAGGACTGGTTGGAAAGTCACGGCGACAACGTTTAA
- a CDS encoding glycine cleavage system protein H, with translation MGTVRGCEIPEDLMYNVENNVWLRKEDDGSVTIGMTAYACALAGQIVSYTPKAAGKDIKKDKSAATVESGKWVGPLKSPVSGTVTESNEEVAKDPGLINKDPYGSGWVAKLKPADFDGDAGDLKTGADALAAFEEKMNADGFGGC, from the coding sequence ATGGGTACCGTTCGTGGTTGTGAAATTCCAGAAGATCTGATGTATAACGTTGAAAACAACGTATGGCTGCGCAAGGAAGATGATGGCAGCGTCACCATTGGCATGACGGCTTATGCCTGTGCGTTGGCGGGTCAGATCGTCTCCTATACCCCGAAGGCTGCTGGAAAGGACATCAAAAAAGACAAGTCTGCTGCCACCGTAGAATCTGGAAAGTGGGTGGGCCCTCTGAAGAGCCCCGTGAGTGGTACGGTAACCGAGAGCAATGAAGAAGTGGCCAAGGACCCTGGCCTGATCAACAAGGATCCTTATGGTAGCGGTTGGGTCGCCAAGCTGAAGCCTGCGGATTTTGATGGCGATGCCGGTGATCTGAAAACCGGGGCCGATGCCTTGGCGGCATTTGAAGAGAAGATGAACGCCGACGGCTTTGGCGGCTGCTGA
- a CDS encoding radical SAM protein: MDAVSQVEALEDLHLDSRLVTSMRERWQGLSGSQVGRINFYTPSFRHHETSELSTTSCGKNAFPAISITGGDCKLQCDHCKAKILEPMIPVRSPEELDRLVDQIVLDGGRGLLLSGGSDHQNVVHYEPYFPTVSKIKARYPDLQIAMHTGIATPEFARGMEDAGVDVAMMDVIGAQDTISQVYHLRRSVDDFEAALEALVATKMKVVPHIVIGLHYGEMLGEWNSLEIVQRHLPSALVLVVIMSQYASQSRPFATPPSAEVGKFFMDARATLPDTPVLLGCARPGGVHRSETDSYAVMAGLNGIAFPSDGMLALAKHLDRDVFVTPSCCSMIVGEEVLALGEESGAIPLDHIPAAPKRRPALRDIPIVVTA; encoded by the coding sequence TTGGACGCTGTATCTCAGGTTGAGGCCCTTGAAGACCTGCACCTCGACTCCAGACTGGTAACGTCGATGCGTGAACGTTGGCAGGGACTGTCGGGAAGCCAGGTTGGGCGAATCAATTTCTATACGCCATCGTTCCGTCACCACGAGACGTCAGAGTTGTCTACCACCAGCTGTGGTAAGAATGCCTTCCCGGCCATTTCCATTACCGGCGGCGACTGCAAACTGCAGTGTGATCACTGCAAAGCAAAAATTCTCGAACCGATGATCCCCGTGCGCTCTCCGGAAGAGCTTGATCGCTTGGTCGATCAGATCGTACTGGATGGCGGACGCGGGTTATTGTTATCTGGCGGATCTGACCATCAAAACGTCGTTCATTATGAACCGTATTTCCCCACCGTCAGTAAGATCAAGGCGCGCTATCCAGACCTGCAGATTGCCATGCACACCGGCATCGCGACGCCAGAATTTGCCCGCGGTATGGAAGATGCGGGGGTGGACGTGGCCATGATGGACGTCATTGGTGCGCAGGATACCATCTCCCAGGTCTATCATTTGCGCCGCAGTGTCGATGATTTCGAGGCAGCGCTGGAGGCGCTGGTCGCCACCAAGATGAAGGTGGTACCGCACATTGTCATTGGCTTGCACTACGGTGAGATGCTGGGGGAGTGGAATTCGCTGGAAATTGTGCAGCGTCATCTGCCCAGCGCTTTGGTCCTGGTGGTGATCATGTCCCAGTATGCCAGCCAGAGTCGGCCTTTCGCGACACCCCCCAGCGCCGAGGTTGGTAAGTTCTTTATGGACGCTCGCGCCACTTTGCCCGATACCCCGGTATTGCTGGGTTGCGCCCGTCCCGGCGGAGTACATCGCTCCGAGACGGATAGCTACGCCGTGATGGCGGGCCTGAACGGGATCGCCTTTCCCTCCGACGGGATGCTTGCTCTGGCCAAGCACCTGGACCGTGATGTCTTCGTTACCCCTTCCTGTTGCTCCATGATCGTGGGGGAAGAAGTCCTGGCCTTGGGTGAGGAATCAGGGGCCATTCCTCTCGATCATATTCCCGCGGCACCGAAGCGTCGTCCCGCGTTGCGCGATATTCCCATTGTCGTGACCGCCTGA
- a CDS encoding sulfurtransferase TusA family protein: MVQEDKLLDARGLNCPLPILRTKKALGEMNAGQVLKIVATDPGAIKDFEAFSKQTKNPLLDQAEANGEFVFFIQKA, from the coding sequence ATGGTACAAGAAGACAAGCTGCTGGATGCCCGTGGACTGAACTGCCCGCTGCCCATCCTGCGCACCAAGAAGGCCCTGGGCGAAATGAATGCCGGTCAAGTTCTGAAGATCGTTGCTACCGATCCCGGTGCGATCAAGGATTTCGAGGCATTTTCCAAGCAGACCAAGAACCCGCTTCTCGACCAAGCCGAGGCGAATGGCGAGTTCGTGTTCTTCATTCAGAAGGCCTAA
- the moaA gene encoding GTP 3',8-cyclase MoaA, with protein sequence MGVNAASPHSSALHGDDRAEAGLWDRFGRRISYLRLSLTEHCNFRCQYCSPATGTPFFEHQDHLRPDELQRILQIFHGLGLQHLRFTGGEPLIHPHLLAHVDFARQLGIGKISLSSNGYLLDRLAAKLAHAGLNSINISLDTLDEKVFTQVTRGGDLKRVLRGIDAAIEHAIPRIKLNVVLLQQVNADALPQLVEFAQQRGLDIRFIETMPLGSAGTDSQDRDYLSAASARERVEAHFGTLLPVASSRDQGPARLYALPGGTGRIGFISPISENFCATCNRVRLTATGRLVYCLGQEQGLELRPLLRTAEASDADLLRAIRAGVWHDKPERHEFDRDRQRSSKIFMMRLGG encoded by the coding sequence ATGGGCGTCAACGCTGCTAGTCCACATTCATCAGCCCTGCACGGTGATGATCGTGCAGAGGCTGGTCTGTGGGATCGCTTCGGTCGCCGCATCAGTTATCTGCGCCTCTCCCTGACCGAGCACTGCAATTTCCGTTGCCAATACTGTAGCCCTGCAACGGGTACACCCTTCTTCGAACACCAGGACCACCTGCGACCCGATGAGTTGCAGCGCATTCTCCAGATCTTCCACGGCTTGGGATTGCAGCATCTGCGCTTCACCGGCGGCGAGCCGCTGATCCACCCACATTTGCTTGCCCATGTCGATTTTGCCCGTCAACTAGGGATCGGAAAAATTAGTCTGAGCAGTAATGGTTACCTTCTCGATCGCCTGGCGGCAAAGCTCGCCCACGCCGGCCTGAATAGCATCAACATCAGTCTCGATACCTTGGATGAAAAGGTGTTTACTCAGGTGACCCGTGGGGGTGATCTGAAGCGGGTCTTGCGGGGCATAGACGCGGCGATCGAGCACGCCATTCCGCGTATCAAGCTGAATGTTGTCCTGCTGCAGCAGGTGAATGCTGATGCCTTGCCACAGCTTGTCGAGTTCGCGCAGCAAAGGGGGCTGGATATTCGTTTCATCGAGACTATGCCCTTGGGGAGTGCCGGGACGGATAGCCAAGATAGGGACTATCTTTCCGCCGCCAGTGCACGGGAGCGCGTGGAGGCGCATTTTGGCACGCTGTTGCCCGTGGCGAGCAGTCGAGACCAGGGGCCAGCGCGTTTGTATGCTTTGCCCGGTGGAACAGGTCGAATTGGTTTCATCAGTCCCATCAGCGAAAATTTCTGCGCCACCTGCAACCGCGTGCGCCTGACTGCTACTGGGCGTTTGGTGTATTGTCTGGGGCAGGAGCAAGGCTTGGAGCTGCGCCCATTGTTGCGTACGGCGGAGGCCTCCGACGCGGACCTGCTCAGGGCGATTCGCGCCGGGGTGTGGCACGACAAGCCGGAACGGCATGAGTTTGATCGTGATCGCCAGCGCTCTTCAAAAATATTTATGATGCGTCTCGGGGGCTAA
- the dsrE2 gene encoding sulfur carrier protein DsrE2 → MDEKKLAIVATKGTLDWGYPPFILASTAAALGYSVEIFFTFYGLQLLKKDLGHLRVSPLGNPAMPMPVPMPTLMMVLPGMEGMATSMMKSKMKAKGVASLEELRELCVEAEVRMIACQMTVDLFEFDTADFIDGIELGGAAAFFEFAGESDITLFI, encoded by the coding sequence ATGGATGAAAAGAAATTGGCGATTGTCGCCACCAAAGGTACGCTAGATTGGGGCTATCCGCCTTTTATTCTCGCCTCCACTGCAGCCGCTCTGGGTTACAGTGTAGAGATTTTCTTCACCTTCTACGGCCTGCAACTGCTGAAGAAGGACCTTGGACACTTGCGTGTCAGCCCTCTCGGGAATCCGGCGATGCCGATGCCAGTACCCATGCCAACCTTGATGATGGTGCTGCCCGGAATGGAAGGCATGGCAACTTCCATGATGAAGAGCAAGATGAAGGCGAAGGGTGTCGCCAGTCTGGAAGAGTTGCGTGAGCTCTGTGTCGAGGCTGAGGTACGGATGATTGCCTGCCAAATGACCGTTGATCTCTTCGAGTTCGATACGGCTGACTTCATCGACGGAATCGAACTTGGTGGCGCGGCTGCCTTTTTTGAGTTTGCAGGCGAGTCTGACATCACCCTATTCATCTGA
- a CDS encoding heterodisulfide reductase-related iron-sulfur binding cluster, which yields MSENTTSQGVAGHGAFFQDTNLNAQEAEAATAWVRNHVDRRTVDLGERMDDIREHMWELEKEGEIIVHRISDEHKPIEVDTLFGWKKRVPTNQLWHHKSCGQCGNIPGYPTSLMWFMNKFGIDYLDETDQTSCTAWNYHGSGIGNVESLAAVFLRNFHQAYVSGKQHGFENGHFYPLVHCGTSFGNYKEIRKYLIESAELREKVKKILGKLGRLVDGKIVIPEEVVHYSEWLHVMRNRIASDLQTIDMSNIRVTVHAACHYYKMVAEDAVYDNSVLGGNRTAVGTSTAQALGAQVIDYSTWYDCCGFGFRHIISEREFTRSFTMNRKIKVAREEAKADVMIGIDTGCITTMDKNQWIGKAHDMNYSVPIMADVQLAALACGADPFKIVQLQWHASPCEDLVEKMGISWDKAKADFQEYLKQVEQGNVEYLYNPELATNQQINMKTGA from the coding sequence ATGAGTGAGAACACGACGAGTCAAGGGGTAGCTGGTCACGGCGCCTTTTTCCAGGACACCAACCTGAACGCGCAAGAGGCTGAAGCCGCGACGGCTTGGGTGCGCAATCACGTCGATCGCCGCACTGTGGATCTGGGCGAGCGCATGGACGACATCCGCGAGCACATGTGGGAACTCGAGAAAGAAGGCGAGATCATCGTCCACCGCATCAGCGACGAGCACAAGCCCATCGAGGTCGATACCCTCTTTGGCTGGAAGAAGCGCGTTCCCACCAACCAGCTCTGGCACCACAAGAGCTGCGGACAGTGTGGCAACATCCCCGGCTATCCCACCAGCCTTATGTGGTTTATGAACAAGTTCGGCATCGACTACCTCGATGAAACCGACCAGACCTCTTGCACCGCCTGGAACTACCACGGTTCCGGCATCGGCAATGTCGAATCCCTGGCGGCGGTGTTCCTGCGCAATTTCCATCAGGCCTACGTCTCCGGCAAGCAGCATGGCTTCGAGAACGGCCACTTCTATCCCCTGGTGCACTGCGGCACCTCCTTTGGCAACTACAAGGAGATCCGCAAGTACCTGATCGAATCTGCCGAGTTGCGCGAGAAGGTCAAGAAGATCCTCGGTAAGCTTGGGCGTCTGGTCGACGGCAAGATCGTCATCCCCGAAGAGGTCGTGCACTACAGCGAGTGGCTGCACGTGATGCGCAACCGCATTGCCAGCGATCTGCAGACCATCGACATGAGCAACATCCGCGTCACCGTCCATGCCGCCTGCCACTACTACAAGATGGTGGCGGAGGATGCGGTGTACGACAACAGTGTGCTGGGCGGCAACCGCACCGCGGTGGGTACCTCCACGGCCCAGGCCCTGGGCGCTCAGGTCATCGACTACTCCACCTGGTACGACTGCTGTGGCTTTGGCTTCCGCCACATCATCTCCGAGCGGGAATTCACCCGCAGCTTCACCATGAATCGCAAGATCAAGGTAGCACGGGAAGAGGCGAAGGCCGACGTCATGATTGGCATCGACACCGGCTGCATCACCACCATGGACAAGAACCAGTGGATCGGCAAGGCGCACGACATGAACTACTCCGTGCCGATCATGGCCGATGTGCAGTTGGCGGCCCTGGCCTGTGGTGCGGATCCCTTCAAGATCGTGCAGCTGCAGTGGCACGCCTCGCCCTGCGAGGACTTGGTGGAAAAGATGGGCATCAGCTGGGACAAGGCCAAGGCCGATTTCCAGGAATACCTGAAGCAGGTCGAGCAAGGGAATGTGGAGTACCTCTACAACCCCGAACTCGCTACCAATCAGCAAATCAATATGAAGACGGGTGCTTGA
- a CDS encoding dimethyl sulfoxide reductase anchor subunit family protein, with protein sequence MHPALAVIFLTLFSGGGFGLMALIAIVNDLHIDGGLNPVQTLVAVILSLLFVTIGMLSSTAHLANPKNAWRAFTRWRTSWLAREGIFAVAYYPFAFAYLLWVFFAGRPEADVGLVLASIAGVLGLITIFCQGMIYAVLRTIRQWNTALVPANFYAMGLATGATILAAIRLVTGESAGVFIGIAIALIAAVAIMKGIYYFWISRPAGPTIRTATGFNRFTVRILDQGHTFGTFLTEEFGHTLPREKSRAIKLLMYLFAVIVPIIALAIALSATSAAAAIVAAVSVVFGIGVERWLFFVEAQHVVNLYHGRQRC encoded by the coding sequence ATGCATCCGGCACTGGCAGTTATCTTTCTTACGCTTTTTTCTGGTGGTGGCTTTGGCCTGATGGCCCTCATCGCCATTGTCAATGATCTGCACATTGATGGCGGATTGAACCCCGTACAGACACTGGTTGCAGTGATCCTGTCGCTGCTGTTCGTGACCATCGGCATGCTTTCCTCGACGGCGCATTTGGCCAATCCCAAGAATGCCTGGCGCGCCTTCACGCGTTGGCGTACCTCTTGGCTAGCCCGCGAGGGAATTTTTGCGGTGGCCTACTATCCCTTCGCCTTTGCTTATCTCCTTTGGGTATTCTTTGCCGGGCGGCCAGAGGCTGATGTAGGCCTGGTCCTTGCCAGTATTGCGGGTGTGCTCGGTCTGATCACCATATTCTGCCAAGGAATGATCTACGCTGTCTTGCGTACCATTCGGCAATGGAATACCGCATTGGTGCCCGCGAATTTCTATGCCATGGGTCTGGCCACGGGTGCTACCATTCTGGCGGCCATTCGTCTGGTCACGGGAGAAAGCGCCGGGGTTTTCATCGGCATCGCCATTGCCCTGATTGCCGCGGTAGCGATCATGAAAGGGATCTATTATTTCTGGATTTCTCGACCTGCTGGCCCAACCATCCGCACCGCCACCGGTTTCAATCGTTTTACGGTCCGCATTCTGGATCAGGGTCATACCTTCGGAACTTTCCTCACCGAGGAGTTCGGGCATACCCTGCCGCGCGAGAAATCGCGGGCGATCAAGCTGCTGATGTACCTGTTCGCCGTGATCGTCCCCATCATCGCCCTCGCCATCGCTCTCAGCGCGACGTCCGCCGCAGCGGCGATCGTCGCCGCTGTCTCGGTGGTCTTCGGCATTGGCGTAGAGCGTTGGCTCTTCTTTGTCGAGGCACAACACGTAGTGAATCTATATCATGGGCGTCAACGCTGCTAG
- a CDS encoding rhodanese-like domain-containing protein yields MYGFKELSAEQLKEMQEQGHTFTLIDVRSPAEVARGMISGAKHIPLHLLPMSMAEIDKGAPVVFYCLSGGRSSQACAFAAAQGFGEVFNLRGGISGWANRSFPIV; encoded by the coding sequence ATGTACGGCTTCAAAGAGCTAAGCGCGGAGCAATTGAAGGAAATGCAGGAGCAAGGGCATACGTTCACCCTGATCGACGTGCGTTCCCCCGCTGAGGTGGCGCGCGGCATGATCAGCGGCGCGAAGCATATTCCCTTGCATTTGTTGCCCATGAGCATGGCCGAGATTGATAAGGGGGCACCGGTGGTGTTCTACTGTTTGAGTGGGGGCCGCTCGTCCCAGGCTTGCGCCTTCGCTGCTGCGCAAGGGTTCGGGGAGGTCTTCAACCTGCGCGGGGGGATTTCTGGCTGGGCCAACCGGTCGTTTCCCATTGTCTAG
- a CDS encoding CoB--CoM heterodisulfide reductase iron-sulfur subunit B family protein — MAKVAYYPGCALEGSGGPYDKSTRVLVKELGLEMENLEDYNCCGAMEVKNIHPMLQTYMSARNMAIASKLQGCDTVMAPCNGCYRNLKQTEYECATSEETMKTVQDLAEKAGDPVFENDVRTLHALEWFMEEVGPEGIKSRVKKSLNGLKIANYYGCMYTRPRQIFPEKDQGPGSESSYAPHFMDDLLNAAGAVAVDFPLKTACCGGAHTLSDSDTSTQLVLNILQAAEDAGAEVIATECPTCHSGLEMHQVRAEVEFGIKSNVKVIYFTQLLGLAMGLSPRKVGIPDNVSDSMDLLAAKGIA, encoded by the coding sequence ATGGCTAAGGTTGCATATTATCCCGGTTGTGCCTTGGAAGGATCAGGCGGCCCGTACGACAAGTCGACACGCGTGCTGGTTAAAGAGTTGGGTCTGGAGATGGAGAATCTCGAGGACTACAACTGCTGTGGCGCGATGGAAGTCAAGAATATTCATCCCATGCTGCAGACCTATATGTCGGCGCGGAACATGGCGATCGCCAGCAAACTGCAGGGCTGTGATACGGTCATGGCGCCCTGCAATGGCTGCTACCGCAATCTGAAGCAGACGGAATACGAATGCGCCACCTCGGAAGAGACGATGAAAACCGTGCAGGATCTGGCCGAGAAGGCGGGTGATCCGGTTTTCGAGAATGATGTACGCACCCTTCATGCTTTGGAGTGGTTCATGGAGGAGGTTGGTCCGGAGGGGATCAAAAGCCGCGTCAAGAAGAGCCTCAACGGTCTGAAGATTGCTAACTATTATGGGTGCATGTATACCCGGCCGCGGCAGATCTTTCCGGAGAAGGATCAAGGCCCAGGTTCGGAATCTTCCTATGCCCCGCATTTTATGGACGACCTGCTGAACGCTGCGGGTGCGGTTGCGGTGGATTTCCCTCTGAAGACGGCATGCTGCGGTGGTGCACACACTCTTTCCGATTCTGATACCTCCACCCAACTGGTCCTGAACATCCTGCAGGCGGCAGAAGATGCCGGCGCAGAAGTCATCGCCACAGAGTGTCCAACCTGTCACTCTGGCCTGGAGATGCATCAGGTCCGCGCTGAGGTAGAGTTTGGCATCAAATCCAACGTCAAGGTGATCTACTTCACGCAGTTGTTGGGCCTGGCCATGGGCTTGTCACCACGCAAAGTCGGTATTCCCGACAATGTCAGTGACTCGATGGACCTCCTTGCCGCCAAAGGTATCGCCTGA
- a CDS encoding glycine cleavage system protein H, whose protein sequence is MGAFFFVADNNEEKAMECNGCEFRAELYYDKESQVWARREDDGTLTVGMTDISQSIAGKILHVRVRRPGTRRPIGKPVATIESGKWAGPVPNVFDCIIDLANEDVLEDPNLLNIEPYEAWIARVRPVASLEVALKDMVTGEAAFEMYKARCLRDDIHCERGMR, encoded by the coding sequence TTGGGGGCGTTTTTTTTCGTCGCTGACAACAACGAGGAAAAGGCCATGGAGTGTAACGGTTGTGAATTTCGCGCCGAACTCTACTACGACAAGGAGAGTCAGGTCTGGGCGCGACGGGAGGACGATGGTACCCTCACCGTTGGCATGACTGACATTTCTCAATCCATCGCCGGCAAGATTTTGCACGTTCGTGTGCGCCGCCCCGGCACCCGTCGGCCGATTGGTAAACCCGTCGCCACCATTGAGAGTGGCAAATGGGCAGGGCCTGTTCCCAATGTCTTTGATTGCATTATTGACCTGGCAAACGAGGACGTTCTCGAAGACCCCAATCTGCTGAATATCGAACCCTACGAAGCGTGGATCGCCCGCGTGCGTCCAGTGGCCAGCCTGGAAGTCGCCCTGAAGGATATGGTTACGGGAGAGGCGGCATTCGAGATGTACAAGGCGCGCTGTCTGCGCGATGACATTCACTGCGAGCGAGGTATGCGATGA
- a CDS encoding DsrE family protein, with translation MSSHYLEDGDEKTVVIVMTSGPSTAHRCATPFYLGSLLSSMDAEVKIFCTMEAVKLMEKGVAENMAAMEGGKRIIDFIRDAKNAGVELYVCRPALPGYAMEETGLIDEVDHIASAGDLADLILSVDRLLFF, from the coding sequence ATGAGTAGCCACTACCTGGAGGATGGAGACGAAAAAACGGTCGTCATTGTCATGACCAGTGGACCAAGCACCGCGCATCGTTGTGCAACGCCCTTTTATCTTGGTTCCTTGTTGTCATCCATGGATGCAGAGGTTAAGATTTTTTGCACCATGGAAGCGGTGAAACTCATGGAAAAGGGTGTTGCCGAGAACATGGCAGCCATGGAAGGCGGCAAACGCATCATCGATTTCATTCGTGATGCCAAGAATGCGGGCGTAGAACTATATGTGTGTCGTCCTGCGTTGCCGGGTTATGCCATGGAAGAGACGGGTCTGATCGATGAGGTCGACCATATCGCTTCCGCTGGGGATCTTGCCGATCTCATACTATCGGTAGATCGCTTGTTATTTTTCTGA
- a CDS encoding 4Fe-4S dicluster domain-containing protein — protein sequence MAIHEKTLIDPDRILEHDHLVVDGVDVSGSWNTMISPRTLVDYEPDFEKIIQSYGGGENVHRCWQCGSCTNSCTMYAQNVDFNPRYWIYLIRLGLKAELMKDKDIIWQCVSCNKCTNICPKDVRPEGVMKATAHWLEENGYTPKTLSTHFDEEFTHQCLEFGRIEDTEVMMGFFKRSGQPLVQTWIINFGKNLSKHMPLGQLAKMGLNVVFRPKTKSWGRTGEVLAEYVKTQKEAAHHG from the coding sequence ATGGCTATTCATGAGAAGACACTGATCGATCCCGATCGCATTCTCGAGCACGATCATTTGGTCGTAGATGGCGTGGATGTGTCCGGATCTTGGAATACCATGATCTCCCCTCGTACGTTGGTAGACTACGAGCCGGATTTCGAAAAGATCATCCAGAGCTACGGTGGCGGGGAAAATGTGCATCGCTGCTGGCAGTGTGGTTCTTGCACCAATTCCTGCACGATGTATGCGCAGAATGTGGATTTCAATCCACGCTATTGGATCTATCTGATTCGGCTGGGCTTGAAGGCCGAGTTGATGAAGGACAAGGACATCATTTGGCAGTGCGTTTCCTGTAATAAGTGCACCAACATCTGCCCCAAGGATGTGCGTCCGGAAGGGGTGATGAAGGCCACTGCACACTGGCTGGAAGAAAATGGTTACACCCCGAAGACCCTATCGACGCACTTTGATGAGGAGTTTACGCATCAGTGTCTGGAGTTCGGTCGGATTGAAGATACGGAAGTCATGATGGGCTTCTTCAAGCGTTCCGGTCAGCCTCTGGTGCAGACCTGGATCATCAATTTCGGCAAGAATCTGAGCAAGCACATGCCTCTTGGGCAGTTGGCCAAGATGGGGCTCAACGTTGTGTTCCGTCCCAAGACCAAGTCCTGGGGGCGCACCGGTGAGGTGCTGGCAGAGTACGTCAAGACGCAGAAGGAGGCAGCGCATCATGGCTAA